The Desulfococcus multivorans DNA window GTTCGCCCGCCGCGCCCGATGTCCAGGAGGTGGCGGCGGTTGTATTCGGTGCAGGTCACGACGAATCGGGCCAGGGCCATCTTTTCCCGAAGCTGGCGGGGATCCGATGTGTAAATGTCCTTGGCGTGGGCGGTGAAACTGAAGGGAATTCCCGAAAGCGCTGCCGCGAACATGGCGACGGAGGTGGGGGAATGGGCGAAATGGGCATGAAGATGAACGATGTTTCGGCCGGGCAACAGCTTGTCCACCAGGTAGCCTGCCTGCAGAAGATGCTTGATGGTGGCTGATTTGCGGGTCCTGAGAAATCGCCTGCCCGCTGTCCGGACGGCGGCCAGATAGCGGCGGGGCTGCCGGGCCGCCGCCCGGAGGTTGTGATAGAGCAGTGGGAAAAAGCCGGCCAGGATCTCCTGGGGCAGGTAATCGACCCCCGCCCGGATCCGCTCGACGCTCTTGTGGGCAAAAGACTCCCGGGGATGACGCATGGAAAAGAGGTGAATCGTGAAGCCCAGGGATTCCAGAAGCAGGATCTCGTTGGAAATGAATGTCTCGGAGATCCTGGGGTAGCCTTTCAGGATCATCCCCAGCACCGGTCTTTCGCAATCGATCATGAAGCACTCCTGAAAACGTTGAGCCGTTGGCGCATCACCTCGAATCCGGTCATGGTAAAACGGTCTATGGCGGCCTCGCGGCAGCGGGGGTGCGCCAGCAGGTGAAGGACCTTCTCCCGGAGGACGACCGGTGTCAGGGCGTTCCAGGGGATGTATTCGGCAATGCCGTGGGCGTGAAACCGCTCGGCCCGGATGAGCTGCTCCCGCCGCGGCGTCTCCCGGGGTATGATGAGGGGCAGGGTTTTCTGACTCAGGATCTCACAAAGGGTGTTGTAGCCGCCCATGGAGATGACCAGGTCGGCCGCGGCGAGCACCTTTTCCATCTGGCGATAGAAATGGAAACACCGGACCCCGACGGTCCTGGCGCGGCGATGGACGTCGGTCCGCTGTTTCTTGGGCATGAAGGGACCGGTGATCAGGATGCTCCGGAAAGGAACGGGAGTCCCGAAGGACTCCAACATGGACAGGAAGGCATCCATCACCGGATAACCGTCCCCCCCGCCGCCGGTGGTCACCACCACCAGGGGTTCCCGCTCCGCCAGACAGTGGCGCCGCTTTTCCTTTCGGATCTCCTCGGGGTTGGGGACCTTTCGCGGAATGTAGCCGGTAAAGACCATCTTTTGGCTCACGGTCCCGGGGATCTCGTATTCCACGATGGGGTCATAGAACTCCTGAATCCCATAGACCCATATCTCCGTGTAAAGGGCGGCAAGGACGTCGTAGATCCCCTTTTTCGCCCAGGCGGAGCGGATGGTGTCGGCATCGTCCATGATATCCCGGAGCCCCAGCACCGTCCGGGTATCGGGAAGGCAGCGCTTCAGCCACTGGAGCGTCGAAAGCACCTCCTTTTTCAGGCCCAGGGGCTCCTTGTCCACGATAAAGAGATGGGGTCTGAAGGTTTTGGTGGTGGCGCTGATGATGTTTTTTCGAATGTCCAGGGCATGGCGGGGGTTGATCTTGATCGAGAGGGGCAGATATTCCTCGTTGGTCTTTTTGATCATCCCCGGAATGCGAACGAAGTCGATCTGATCCGGGAATGCGAACCGGCCGGCGATGGGCGATCCTGTCAGAATCAGGATGTTGACGTCCGGAGCCCGCAGATGGGACGCGATGGCCATGGTCCTGCGAATGTGCCCCAGGCCGTAGGTGTCGTGGGAGTACATCAGTATGTTGAAGGTCGAACTTCTGCCCATCGTACGGTCGTGACGCCGGCCTTTCATTCGCGACGAACCGCCCCGCGGCGGTTGTGCTGAGATAGGGGTTTATTTTTCATAGAGTTATGTCTCGTCGGTCGTCCACACCAAACGCTATTTTAAGGGTCAAGTCAAGAAATTTTTATTGGCCGATCCCCCCGAGACCCCCTTCCCTTTTGCCGGATTCCAGGATATGTTGAAGCGGTTCGGTCCCCGGTTCGGATGCCAGGGGGTATATAACTCTCTTCGAAAGATACGACAGATGGTGTCTCAATCCAGCGCGTTTCACGAGGCCCTCGAAATCCTCGACGACTTCTTCCACCTCATGGATTCCGGGCGGCTGTTCACTTTAAAGGATCCCGACGCATACCGCCGGCTGCGGCGCCGGGTTCGTCGGGCTCTCTTCACGGTCCTCATGGAAGGCCGC harbors:
- a CDS encoding glycosyltransferase family protein; translated protein: MGRSSTFNILMYSHDTYGLGHIRRTMAIASHLRAPDVNILILTGSPIAGRFAFPDQIDFVRIPGMIKKTNEEYLPLSIKINPRHALDIRKNIISATTKTFRPHLFIVDKEPLGLKKEVLSTLQWLKRCLPDTRTVLGLRDIMDDADTIRSAWAKKGIYDVLAALYTEIWVYGIQEFYDPIVEYEIPGTVSQKMVFTGYIPRKVPNPEEIRKEKRRHCLAEREPLVVVTTGGGGDGYPVMDAFLSMLESFGTPVPFRSILITGPFMPKKQRTDVHRRARTVGVRCFHFYRQMEKVLAAADLVISMGGYNTLCEILSQKTLPLIIPRETPRREQLIRAERFHAHGIAEYIPWNALTPVVLREKVLHLLAHPRCREAAIDRFTMTGFEVMRQRLNVFRSAS